One Thioclava electrotropha DNA segment encodes these proteins:
- a CDS encoding MlaA family lipoprotein, with translation MTALALGLAACAPAPPATGIQDPYEAANRKTHEFNKKLDSAFFRSDSTDGSGPGPVTKTLYNVGSNLSLPGKVLNSLLQGRPEPAVKNTFRFFINSTIGLGGIFDPAGTDFSLPETDTDFGETLHVWGVGEGNYQELPVFGPSTTRDTVGMVVDFVIDPLGALPDKERIAAGALRFGGNVAKRNMYGTTVDSILYDSADSYSQSRLLYLQNRRYELNGEEATDANAYDPYEDLLPQ, from the coding sequence ATGACGGCGCTTGCGCTGGGGTTGGCCGCCTGCGCGCCTGCGCCGCCCGCGACCGGCATTCAGGATCCTTACGAGGCGGCAAATCGCAAGACGCATGAGTTCAACAAGAAGCTAGATTCGGCCTTCTTCCGCTCCGATTCGACCGATGGCAGTGGCCCCGGGCCGGTGACGAAGACGCTCTATAATGTCGGCAGCAATCTCAGCCTGCCGGGCAAAGTGCTCAACTCTCTACTGCAAGGACGGCCCGAGCCGGCGGTGAAGAACACTTTCCGATTCTTCATTAACTCGACGATCGGGCTGGGGGGGATTTTCGATCCGGCGGGGACGGATTTCTCGTTGCCCGAGACGGATACCGACTTCGGCGAGACGCTGCATGTCTGGGGCGTGGGCGAAGGTAATTATCAGGAATTGCCGGTCTTCGGACCGTCCACGACGCGTGATACAGTCGGGATGGTCGTCGATTTCGTGATCGACCCGCTGGGCGCGCTGCCCGACAAGGAGCGCATCGCCGCAGGGGCGCTACGCTTCGGAGGCAATGTCGCGAAGCGCAACATGTATGGCACCACTGTCGATTCGATCCTGTATGACAGTGCCGACAGTTATTCCCAAAGCCGGCTTCTGTATCTGCAGAACCGACGCTACGAACTCAATGGCGAGGAGGCCACCGATGCGAATGCCTACGATCCCTACGAAGACCTTCTGCCGCAATAG
- a CDS encoding type I secretion system permease/ATPase: MPYSNTDQAIIKRNIVKGRREMAQLLGRVRRQFVLVAIFAAFINLLVLAGPLFMLQVYDRVLPARSLPTLINLFLLVAFLFTMMGVIDWARGRLLARIGADHQRGLERRVFDAAIIDATINTQERSSNNALRDLEIVQRYYASPVAAAVFDLPWTPLYLGVLFVFHPWLGALAFAGGATLILLSLATQFVTRGRMEETTQLENKARYLGNDFLRQIETVVSLGMRESGFKRWQAARHESMDNAIRATDLSGSFHASMRALRMLLQTSMLALGAYLVLQGELSAGAMIAASILMGRSLAPVELAVGGWTQWQRASVARDRLAALLGAHPAAQKGTEWVSPKARLAVEDITVRPANSDRATLEMISFSLEPGEALGVIGPLGAGKSVLARSLCNFSHPSSGTIRLDEVPLEQYDRDNLGRLIGYLPQSVTFFPGTVAENIARLDLAPDMDRVIAAAKRAGAHQMILKLPAGYDTPIEFEGASLSDRQRQLVALSRALYHDPILLILDEPNLLLSGDGGACLHTMLSDLKARGGAAIVMTNSPGALAECERILVLDHGAQRALGARDDVLKRMIASATKARVVPRADSAA, encoded by the coding sequence ATGCCATATTCCAACACCGATCAAGCCATCATCAAACGCAACATCGTCAAAGGGCGACGGGAGATGGCCCAGCTGCTGGGCCGGGTACGAAGGCAATTCGTGCTGGTTGCAATATTCGCGGCCTTCATCAATCTGCTCGTTCTCGCGGGGCCGCTGTTCATGTTGCAGGTCTATGATCGCGTGCTGCCCGCGCGGTCCTTGCCGACGCTGATCAACCTGTTCCTGCTGGTGGCCTTTCTCTTCACGATGATGGGCGTCATCGATTGGGCGCGAGGTCGCCTGCTCGCCCGAATCGGAGCGGATCATCAGCGCGGTCTCGAACGGCGCGTGTTCGACGCCGCCATCATCGACGCCACCATCAACACGCAGGAGCGGTCCTCCAACAACGCCCTGCGCGATCTGGAAATCGTCCAGCGCTATTATGCCTCCCCGGTCGCGGCGGCGGTGTTCGATCTGCCCTGGACGCCGCTCTATCTCGGAGTGCTGTTCGTGTTCCACCCGTGGCTCGGCGCTCTGGCCTTCGCCGGGGGTGCCACGTTGATCCTGCTGTCTCTCGCCACGCAATTCGTCACGCGTGGGCGAATGGAAGAGACAACACAGCTCGAGAACAAAGCCCGGTATCTCGGAAACGATTTTCTCCGCCAGATCGAAACGGTCGTTTCGCTCGGGATGCGCGAAAGCGGCTTCAAACGCTGGCAGGCGGCGCGGCATGAATCGATGGACAACGCGATTCGGGCCACCGATCTCAGCGGCAGCTTCCATGCCTCGATGCGCGCGCTGCGGATGCTGCTGCAAACGTCGATGCTGGCGCTTGGCGCCTATCTCGTCCTGCAAGGCGAGTTGAGCGCGGGGGCGATGATCGCCGCCTCGATCCTGATGGGTCGATCGCTCGCGCCGGTCGAGCTTGCCGTGGGCGGATGGACGCAATGGCAGCGCGCCTCCGTCGCCCGCGACCGGCTGGCGGCCCTCCTCGGCGCTCACCCGGCCGCGCAAAAGGGCACTGAGTGGGTGAGCCCGAAGGCACGCCTCGCCGTCGAAGACATCACCGTCCGGCCCGCCAATTCCGACCGAGCGACGCTCGAGATGATCAGCTTCTCGCTCGAACCCGGGGAGGCACTCGGGGTGATCGGCCCGCTCGGTGCAGGCAAATCCGTTCTCGCGCGCAGCCTGTGCAACTTCTCCCACCCAAGCTCGGGCACGATCCGCCTCGACGAGGTGCCACTGGAGCAATACGACCGCGACAATCTGGGACGGCTGATCGGCTACCTGCCGCAATCGGTCACCTTTTTTCCCGGCACCGTGGCCGAGAATATCGCCCGGCTCGACCTCGCGCCCGACATGGACCGGGTCATCGCCGCAGCCAAACGCGCCGGCGCGCACCAGATGATTCTCAAATTGCCCGCGGGCTACGACACGCCGATCGAGTTCGAGGGGGCTTCGCTCTCCGATCGCCAGCGCCAGCTCGTCGCGCTTTCGCGGGCGCTCTATCACGACCCGATCCTCCTCATTCTCGATGAGCCAAACCTCTTGCTCAGTGGAGATGGCGGGGCCTGTCTGCACACGATGCTGAGCGATCTGAAGGCGCGCGGCGGCGCGGCAATCGTGATGACCAACAGTCCCGGCGCGCTCGCCGAATGCGAGCGTATCCTCGTACTCGACCACGGGGCGCAGCGCGCCCTCGGCGCGCGTGACGACGTTCTCAAGCGCATGATCGCCTCGGCCACGAAGGCCCGCGTGGTTCCACGCGCGGACAGCGCCGCGTGA
- a CDS encoding MlaC/ttg2D family ABC transporter substrate-binding protein: MPTIPTKTFCRNRRQVLGLGAAGLAAAMVPGSAYALTDAQARALIQKAVNEVNAAIASGRTGPALYAMFERIFARYADVNVIARSALGVAARQASPAQLAAFTKAFQGYLSRKYGKRFREFQGAKFQIQGARPIKTFYEVKTLATLPGQAPFEVLWQVSDRSGSDKFFNLIVEGVNMLASERAEIGAMLDRRRGNINAMIEDLKRAG; this comes from the coding sequence ATGCCTACGATCCCTACGAAGACCTTCTGCCGCAATAGGCGGCAGGTTCTGGGCCTCGGCGCGGCGGGTCTGGCGGCGGCGATGGTGCCGGGGTCGGCATATGCGCTGACGGATGCGCAGGCGCGCGCACTGATCCAGAAAGCGGTGAACGAGGTCAACGCAGCCATCGCCTCGGGGCGCACCGGGCCCGCGCTCTATGCGATGTTCGAACGGATTTTCGCGCGATATGCGGATGTGAACGTCATCGCGCGTTCGGCGCTGGGCGTGGCGGCGCGGCAAGCGAGCCCGGCGCAGCTCGCGGCCTTCACCAAGGCGTTCCAGGGCTACCTCTCGCGCAAATACGGCAAGCGGTTCCGTGAGTTCCAGGGCGCGAAGTTCCAGATTCAGGGCGCCCGCCCGATCAAAACCTTCTACGAGGTGAAGACGCTCGCGACCCTGCCGGGGCAGGCGCCGTTCGAGGTGCTGTGGCAGGTCTCGGATCGCTCTGGCAGCGACAAGTTCTTCAACCTGATCGTCGAGGGCGTGAACATGCTCGCCTCCGAACGGGCCGAGATCGGGGCGATGCTCGACCGGCGTCGCGGCAATATCAACGCGATGATCGAGGATCTGAAACGGGCGGGGTAA